TGATATCCGATGCGCCGGCGATAGCTTCCTCTACAGTAAGGACTTCTTTCTCCTCCGAAAGAAAGGCCTTTGCTTCATCTTCAATGGGGTGTGCTGCCATCTGAAGCGTGATCACAGCGGCGAGAGGTTCCAGTCCCTTCTCCTTTGCAATGATCGCTCTCGTCCGCCGTTTTGGACGGTACGGACGATAGAGATCTTCCACCTCCACCAGGGTTCTGGCATTCTCCACAGCCTTTTTCAGTTCCTCCGTCAGTTTTCCCTGTTCTCCGATCGTAGTGATAACCTGCTGCTTTTTCTCATTCAGATTGCGCAGATACATCAGACGTTCGTACAGGTTTCTCAAGACCTCATCATCCAGGGAACCTGTCATCTCTTTTCGGTATCTGGCGATAAAGGGTATCGTATTCCCCTCATCGATCAGCTTTACTGCCGCATCCACCTGTGATTTTTTTATATTCAGCTCTTCGCCGAGCGCCTGATTAATGTCCATATGATTCCTCCTGATTTTTGCTATGATAACCTTATCAACCCCATTTCAATTTGTCAATACTTGTTGTAAAGCCCTCTACTTCATGATAAAATATACGCGTAGCAGTCTGACTGTTACGTAAACCCAGAAAAAGAATTTATCATTACATTCAGAAAGCGGGATCGTATCATGGAGCAAAATACTAATTTCAACGAAAACCCACAGCAGAATTACTACTATCAGAACCGGCAGGAGGCACCGCCTCCGGCATCCTCTTCGCCTTTATCGACCGCTTCCCTTGTACTTGGGATCTGTTCTCTGGTATTGATCTGCTGCGGAGGATCTTTTATTCTCGGTGCACTGGGAATCATCTTTGCCATTCTTTCCAGGGGCCGGACACCAATGAACGGAACGGCAAAAGCCGGTCTTGCATTATCCATCATCGGAATCGTTCTCTCAATTACCGTATATACTTTCTACATCGTGTCTTTTGTATCATCCGGAGAGTTCGACAATGTACTTCGGGGGTATGAATATTATTATCATAACGGCGAGGATGATTACTACGACGACTATGACGGCGATGATTATCTGGATGACCTTCTGCGCCGTTACCAGGATGGGCAGGGACAGGGCGGCTCTTTGACCGAGGGTGAGTTATAAATCACCCAGCGTGATCCCATACTGGAAGAGCAGAAAATTCCGTATCAGCCAGTTGATGAGAACGATGAAAAGCCCCGCATACACGTATCCGTTTCGGAACCGCATGCCGATTTTCAGCTTCCCTTTGGTCATCCATTCCAGCACATGGCTGATGCCGTACCAGATAAGCAGTCCCGCCGTATATACGACAATTGGATGATAGAGAAATGACTGAATCATATTACCTTTCACAAGAGCAAGTACAGCCCTTGTGCCTCCGCATCCGGGGCAGTAAAAACCTGTCACCTGATGAAAAATGCAGGGGTGCATGAAAAGTTTCCTCATGTTTATCATCCTTTCAGTTTCATTCCTACAGTATAACACAAATATCACA
The Ruminococcus gauvreauii genome window above contains:
- a CDS encoding DUF4190 domain-containing protein, whose protein sequence is MEQNTNFNENPQQNYYYQNRQEAPPPASSSPLSTASLVLGICSLVLICCGGSFILGALGIIFAILSRGRTPMNGTAKAGLALSIIGIVLSITVYTFYIVSFVSSGEFDNVLRGYEYYYHNGEDDYYDDYDGDDYLDDLLRRYQDGQGQGGSLTEGEL
- a CDS encoding DUF2752 domain-containing protein, producing the protein MRKLFMHPCIFHQVTGFYCPGCGGTRAVLALVKGNMIQSFLYHPIVVYTAGLLIWYGISHVLEWMTKGKLKIGMRFRNGYVYAGLFIVLINWLIRNFLLFQYGITLGDL